In Oscillatoria acuminata PCC 6304, a single window of DNA contains:
- a CDS encoding DUF938 domain-containing protein codes for MNHPHDARRFAPATQRNREPILKVLRRVLPPTGTVLEVASGSGEHAIFFAPRLKPRFWQPSEAEPMLRESILAWMKEVRSDNLFPPIPLNVAESVWSIESPENSQVNVSEITAIIAINLIHISPFTATLGLMAGASRILPVGGILYLYGPYKRGEKHTAPSNASFDEMLQQQNPEWGVRNLEEVEAVALENGLSLQEIVEMPANNLSVVFRREGE; via the coding sequence ATGAACCATCCCCATGATGCCAGACGATTCGCCCCCGCGACGCAACGCAACCGTGAACCGATTTTAAAAGTGTTACGTCGGGTTCTCCCACCCACGGGAACGGTGTTAGAAGTTGCCAGTGGCAGCGGTGAACACGCCATCTTTTTTGCCCCTCGTCTCAAACCGCGCTTCTGGCAACCGAGTGAAGCGGAACCGATGTTGCGGGAGAGTATTCTCGCCTGGATGAAAGAGGTGCGATCGGACAATCTTTTTCCTCCGATTCCCCTGAATGTTGCCGAGTCAGTTTGGTCAATTGAATCCCCTGAAAATTCCCAGGTAAATGTATCGGAGATTACGGCAATCATTGCCATTAATTTAATTCATATTTCTCCGTTTACCGCAACTTTAGGATTGATGGCGGGGGCGAGTCGAATTTTACCAGTGGGGGGAATTTTGTACCTGTATGGTCCTTATAAACGAGGGGAAAAACATACGGCCCCATCGAATGCAAGTTTTGATGAGATGCTGCAACAGCAAAATCCAGAATGGGGGGTTAGAAATTTAGAGGAGGTAGAGGCAGTTGCTCTTGAAAATGGCTTGAGTTTACAGGAAATTGTGGAAATGCCTGCT
- a CDS encoding Rieske 2Fe-2S domain-containing protein, producing the protein MIANEAIALETAPSSTAEPGGNDPHRFDVREVWYPVYYLQDLDKSKIMRFTLLGVDLAIWWDKTGQSWRAFEDKCPHRLAPLSEGRINEQGWIECPYHGWAFSATGKCETIPQQNEGGKAEQSERACVRNFPTAEHQGLLFVYAGNPENAKQTKVPLIDPLEESPDKWVCLNTFRDLPYDALTLLENVLDASHIPYTHHRTVGNRANASKVDLEVIAAGKQGFEGLWEEGPRKGTLGSQQTHFIAPGLMWHDLTSKQFGRTMTVVYATPIRKGECRLFARFPFQFASKVPATFIKLTPQWYSHIGQNAILEDDQIFLYHQERYLEAAGGSEKIAKAFYLPTKADLFVLAFRKWVNEYDADPFPGESFPPLRSREALLDRYHSHTIHCRSCSTALRRIQKLREMAGILAAIAWITAPLLAVIATENTIPTVAISTGITLGLSALWWGLGKLERRFYEGRDIPPRNLPEKK; encoded by the coding sequence ATGATAGCAAACGAGGCGATCGCCTTAGAAACCGCACCCTCTTCAACCGCTGAACCCGGAGGCAACGACCCCCATCGCTTTGACGTTCGGGAAGTCTGGTATCCCGTCTATTATCTCCAAGATTTGGACAAGTCCAAAATCATGAGATTTACCCTATTGGGAGTAGACTTAGCCATTTGGTGGGATAAAACCGGGCAGTCTTGGCGGGCATTTGAAGATAAATGTCCCCACCGTCTCGCACCTCTATCCGAGGGCAGAATTAATGAACAAGGTTGGATAGAATGTCCCTATCATGGATGGGCATTTTCCGCAACTGGAAAGTGCGAAACGATTCCTCAACAGAATGAAGGCGGCAAAGCGGAACAGTCAGAAAGAGCCTGCGTGAGGAACTTTCCCACCGCAGAACATCAGGGATTGTTATTCGTATATGCTGGCAATCCGGAGAATGCAAAACAGACCAAAGTTCCCTTGATTGACCCCTTGGAAGAATCCCCAGACAAGTGGGTTTGTTTGAATACCTTTCGCGACTTACCCTATGATGCTCTCACCCTGTTAGAAAACGTCCTCGATGCCAGTCATATCCCCTATACCCATCATCGCACCGTCGGCAACCGTGCCAATGCCAGCAAAGTAGACTTAGAAGTAATCGCGGCAGGGAAACAGGGGTTTGAAGGATTATGGGAAGAAGGACCGCGCAAAGGCACATTAGGCAGTCAGCAGACCCATTTTATCGCACCGGGACTGATGTGGCATGACCTCACCTCCAAACAATTTGGCCGAACGATGACAGTCGTTTATGCTACCCCAATTCGCAAAGGAGAATGTCGATTATTTGCCCGATTTCCCTTCCAATTTGCCTCAAAAGTTCCAGCAACTTTTATTAAATTAACCCCGCAGTGGTATTCCCATATTGGACAGAATGCCATCTTGGAAGATGACCAGATTTTTCTCTACCATCAAGAGCGATATTTAGAAGCAGCCGGAGGGAGTGAGAAAATTGCTAAAGCGTTTTATTTGCCGACAAAAGCGGATTTGTTTGTGTTGGCATTTCGGAAGTGGGTGAATGAGTATGACGCCGATCCCTTTCCCGGGGAATCCTTTCCGCCTTTGCGATCGCGAGAAGCGTTACTCGATCGCTATCATTCCCACACCATCCATTGTCGCAGTTGTTCCACCGCCTTGAGGAGAATCCAGAAACTGCGGGAAATGGCAGGGATTTTGGCTGCGATCGCCTGGATAACCGCCCCCTTATTAGCCGTCATCGCCACCGAAAACACCATTCCAACGGTTGCTATTTCCACCGGAATTACCCTGGGATTAAGCGCACTCTGGTGGGGATTAGGTAAGTTAGAACGCCGGTTCTATGAGGGCCGAGATATCCCACCCAGGAACCTACCCGAGAAGAAGTAA